A section of the Dermacoccus nishinomiyaensis genome encodes:
- a CDS encoding DUF881 domain-containing protein, which produces MSERDSERDASATPPAHVERATDDAARDALPIDEMPPARRRGSLAWKAAVPIALLVAGAMFGVSSRAANGTDLRSDTTNLADVVRRADHRVKTKQEDVATLRADVEAAQLAAAKKDSGAARALALTKQADKAQDPAGLAPLSGQAISVTLDDSKKKVEELPKDGSPDWLVVHQQDVQAVVNALWEGGARGIQLMDQRIVSTSAVRCVGNTLILQGRVYSPPFTITAVGDPVKLKAALEADESVKIYKQYVDLVGLGYNVKAIQNTTLPAFTGSVTMKHAHVQP; this is translated from the coding sequence ATGAGCGAACGCGACTCCGAGCGCGACGCGTCTGCGACGCCGCCCGCACACGTCGAACGCGCCACCGACGACGCTGCGCGCGACGCGTTGCCGATCGACGAGATGCCGCCCGCGCGCCGTCGCGGCTCGTTGGCGTGGAAGGCCGCCGTCCCGATCGCGCTGCTCGTCGCGGGGGCGATGTTCGGGGTCAGTTCCCGTGCGGCGAACGGCACGGATCTGCGCTCCGACACCACCAATCTCGCTGATGTCGTGCGGCGCGCGGATCACCGCGTCAAGACCAAGCAGGAGGACGTCGCGACGTTGCGCGCCGACGTCGAGGCGGCGCAGCTCGCTGCGGCGAAGAAGGATTCGGGTGCGGCGCGTGCGTTGGCGCTGACGAAGCAGGCCGACAAGGCGCAGGATCCGGCGGGTCTCGCACCGTTGAGCGGGCAGGCCATCAGCGTGACGCTCGACGACAGCAAGAAGAAGGTCGAGGAGCTGCCGAAGGACGGTTCGCCGGACTGGCTCGTCGTGCACCAGCAGGACGTCCAGGCCGTTGTCAACGCCCTGTGGGAGGGCGGCGCTCGCGGCATCCAGCTCATGGATCAGCGCATCGTCTCGACAAGCGCCGTGCGCTGCGTCGGCAACACGCTCATCCTCCAGGGCCGCGTGTACTCACCGCCGTTCACGATCACCGCCGTCGGGGACCCGGTGAAGCTGAAGGCCGCGCTCGAGGCCGACGAGTCCGTCAAGATCTACAAGCAGTACGTCGACCTCGTTGGGCTCGGCTACAACGTCAAGGCCATCCAGAACACGACGCTGCCCGCCTTCACGGGCTCGGTAACGATGAAGCACGCGCACGTCCAGCCGTGA
- a CDS encoding DUF3566 domain-containing protein: MSTQAGRAPASSGRGGAPRRSTPRRVRLTLSRVDTWSVLKIAFLLSVAVAIASVVLVATLWTVLAGMGTFSAINDLLRTLDRQGSKFDILDYLGFGRSISFSIVIGVLNIILMTAIATLSAFLYNICASLVGGVQLTLSDE, translated from the coding sequence GTGAGCACGCAGGCCGGCCGCGCGCCGGCCTCGTCGGGCCGCGGCGGCGCCCCACGTCGCTCCACGCCGCGCCGAGTGCGCCTGACGCTGTCGCGCGTCGACACGTGGTCGGTGCTCAAGATCGCCTTCCTGTTGTCGGTGGCCGTCGCCATCGCGTCCGTCGTCCTCGTGGCGACGTTGTGGACGGTGCTCGCGGGCATGGGCACCTTCAGCGCGATCAACGACCTGCTGCGGACGCTGGATCGTCAAGGCTCGAAGTTCGACATCCTCGACTACCTCGGGTTCGGCCGCTCGATCTCGTTCAGCATCGTCATCGGCGTGCTCAACATCATCCTCATGACGGCGATCGCGACCCTGAGCGCGTTCCTCTACAACATCTGCGCCTCCCTCGTCGGCGGCGTGCAGCTGACGTTGAGCGACGAGTGA
- a CDS encoding rhomboid family intramembrane serine protease, producing the protein MTQPPAGSGSGAFGASEAPDAVPVCPRHPNTAAYTRCQRCGRPACPRCQIPASVGFQCVDCVAAERKTNPTLPTRSSLGMTTGAAAQGRPVVTIGIIAICCLVWLGQLASDALYRDVSFVAVFARDEPWRYLTSGFAHDTGTPMHLLFNMMALYFMGQYLEPLIGRMRFGALYLLSVLGGSVVYQIMTAPSSQLDLLTSGWVTPLVGASGGVFGLFLAVVVFNRRLGREIGPMMTMIAINVVIGFTASNVAWQAHLGGAVAGAVGALVLYALRRRPVAMQASALGALAVALIAAAYVDFSVVGVSWPHIVG; encoded by the coding sequence ATGACGCAGCCGCCCGCCGGATCCGGCTCGGGTGCCTTCGGCGCCTCCGAGGCGCCGGACGCGGTACCCGTCTGCCCGCGCCACCCCAACACCGCTGCCTACACGCGCTGTCAACGTTGCGGTCGCCCGGCGTGCCCGCGCTGCCAGATCCCCGCGTCGGTGGGGTTCCAGTGCGTCGACTGCGTCGCGGCCGAACGGAAGACGAACCCGACGTTGCCGACCCGCTCGTCCCTGGGCATGACGACGGGCGCGGCGGCGCAGGGTCGACCCGTCGTCACGATCGGGATCATCGCGATCTGCTGTCTCGTGTGGCTGGGGCAGCTGGCGAGTGACGCGCTGTACCGCGACGTGTCGTTCGTCGCGGTGTTCGCGAGGGACGAGCCGTGGCGCTACCTGACGAGCGGGTTCGCCCACGACACCGGCACCCCGATGCACCTGCTGTTCAACATGATGGCGCTGTACTTCATGGGGCAGTACCTCGAACCACTCATCGGTCGTATGCGCTTCGGGGCGCTGTACCTGCTCTCCGTGCTCGGTGGCTCCGTCGTCTACCAGATCATGACGGCGCCGTCGTCACAGCTCGATCTGCTGACGTCAGGGTGGGTGACGCCGCTGGTCGGCGCCTCCGGCGGTGTGTTCGGGCTCTTCCTCGCTGTCGTCGTGTTCAACCGCCGACTCGGCCGGGAGATCGGGCCGATGATGACGATGATCGCGATCAACGTCGTCATCGGTTTCACGGCGTCCAACGTGGCGTGGCAGGCGCACCTTGGCGGTGCGGTGGCCGGCGCCGTCGGCGCGCTCGTCCTGTATGCGCTGCGGCGCCGCCCGGTCGCGATGCAGGCCTCGGCGCTGGGCGCGTTGGCGGTGGCGCTCATCGCCGCTGCGTACGTCGACTTCTCGGTCGTGGGTGTCAGCTGGCCGCACATCGTCGGATGA
- a CDS encoding SDR family oxidoreductase: protein MRIAIAGGHGQIARLLGQRLSGEGHDVVGLIRTPEQADDLRAAGMEPAVISLEDASVDDVAEVINGCDAVVFAAGGGPESGRARKWSVDLMGAVLLADAAEQAGVRRYVMVSSIGSDAPENVDAGVFQVYLYAKGGADADLRTRDLDWTIVRPGMLTDDAPTGQVTINPDQQRQPITRGDVAHTLAQVLTSGHAIRETFVVVNGTTPVDEAVASL from the coding sequence ATGCGTATTGCTATTGCAGGAGGACATGGCCAGATCGCCCGGTTGCTCGGGCAGCGGTTGAGCGGCGAGGGCCACGACGTCGTCGGCCTCATCCGTACACCGGAGCAGGCGGACGACCTGCGCGCCGCGGGAATGGAGCCCGCCGTCATCTCACTCGAGGACGCCTCGGTCGACGACGTCGCCGAGGTCATCAACGGCTGCGACGCCGTCGTCTTCGCCGCGGGTGGCGGCCCGGAATCGGGTCGGGCGCGCAAGTGGAGCGTCGACCTCATGGGAGCGGTGCTGCTCGCCGACGCTGCGGAGCAGGCGGGCGTGCGACGCTACGTCATGGTGTCGTCGATCGGCTCCGACGCGCCGGAGAACGTCGACGCCGGCGTCTTCCAGGTCTACCTCTACGCCAAGGGCGGCGCGGATGCCGACCTGCGTACCCGCGACCTCGACTGGACCATCGTCCGCCCCGGAATGCTCACCGATGACGCGCCCACGGGCCAGGTGACGATCAACCCCGACCAGCAGCGTCAGCCCATCACGCGCGGCGACGTCGCCCACACGCTCGCGCAGGTGCTGACGAGCGGGCATGCCATCCGAGAGACGTTCGTCGTCGTCAACGGCACGACGCCCGTCGACGAGGCGGTCGCGTCCCTCTGA
- the gyrA gene encoding DNA gyrase subunit A yields MSDDTNLPGDDASDLPDDLPEVPQGEADAPASDAAAAAAGIDPTRPEPPTMKVPNTPEAQAAVAAPVAHRVDPIDLNAEMQRSYIEYAMSVIVSRALPDVRDGLKPVHRRIVYAMYDGGYRPDRGYNKCSRVVGDVMGQYHPHGDSAIYDALVRLVQPWSMRYPLVDGQGNFGSPGNDGAAAPRYTECRMAPLAMELVRDIHENTVDFEPNYDGKTLQPSVLPSRFPNLLVNGSAGIAVGMATQIPPHNLREVADAAQWLLANPEASREALLEECLRRIPGPDFPTGALIMGKRGVEDAYRTGRGSITMRAVVNVEEIQGRQCLVVTELPYQVNPDALAEKIAMLVKDGKMAGIADIRDETSGRTGQRLVIVLKRDAIAKVVLNNLYKHTQLQQNFGANMLALVDGVPRTLPISAFIRYWVEHQIDVIVRRTQFRLDEAEKRIHILRGLLKALDMLDEVIALIRRSPTVDDARTGLIELLDIDEIQANAILEMQLRRLAALERQRIIEQHDELQSKIDDYKDILAKPERQRQIVSDELAEIVEKYGDDRRSQIVPFDGDMNMEDLIPEEDVVVTITRGGYVKRTKVSEYRSQRRGGKGVRGATLRGDDVVGHFFTTSTHDWLLFFTNAGRVYRTKGYELPEGSRDSKGQHVANLLAFQPGEQIAQVMALRTYADSEYLLLATRNGLVKKTRLSEYDSPRSGGLIAVNLRDGDELVGAGLATHDDDVLLVSRKGQAVRFAATDDSLRPMGRSTSGVTGMKFREGDELLSMNVVPKGANEVERGADEKLCVFVVFENGLAKRTPVEEYPTKGRATLGVKVATISERGGDLVGALVVENRDEVMVVMEKGKIVRSAVAEVRETGRNTQGVQFATPGKGDSIVAVARNAEKDSEEIDDDAVVSETNEAAESTQDATHATDDESASTENNESGDSE; encoded by the coding sequence ATGTCTGACGACACGAACCTGCCGGGCGACGACGCGTCCGACCTGCCGGACGATCTCCCCGAGGTCCCCCAGGGCGAAGCCGACGCTCCCGCCAGCGACGCCGCAGCAGCCGCGGCCGGCATCGACCCCACGCGCCCCGAGCCGCCGACGATGAAGGTGCCGAACACGCCGGAGGCGCAGGCCGCCGTCGCCGCTCCGGTTGCGCACCGCGTCGACCCGATCGACCTCAACGCCGAGATGCAGCGCAGCTACATCGAGTACGCGATGAGCGTCATCGTCTCGCGTGCCCTGCCGGACGTGCGTGACGGCCTCAAGCCCGTGCACCGTCGCATCGTCTACGCCATGTACGACGGTGGCTACCGTCCCGACCGCGGCTACAACAAGTGCAGCCGTGTGGTCGGTGACGTCATGGGTCAGTACCACCCGCACGGTGACTCGGCGATCTACGACGCCCTCGTGCGTCTCGTGCAGCCGTGGTCGATGCGCTACCCGCTCGTCGACGGCCAGGGCAACTTCGGTTCGCCCGGCAACGACGGCGCAGCCGCCCCGCGATACACCGAGTGCCGCATGGCGCCCCTCGCGATGGAGCTCGTGCGCGACATCCACGAGAACACCGTCGACTTCGAGCCCAACTACGACGGCAAGACGCTGCAGCCCAGCGTCCTGCCGAGCCGTTTCCCGAACCTGCTCGTCAACGGCAGCGCCGGCATCGCTGTCGGCATGGCGACGCAGATCCCGCCGCACAACCTGCGCGAGGTCGCCGACGCCGCGCAGTGGCTGCTCGCGAACCCCGAGGCCTCGCGTGAGGCACTGCTCGAAGAGTGCCTGCGTCGCATCCCCGGCCCGGACTTCCCGACCGGCGCGCTCATCATGGGCAAGCGCGGCGTCGAGGACGCCTACCGCACCGGCCGCGGCAGCATCACGATGCGCGCCGTCGTCAACGTCGAGGAGATCCAGGGCCGTCAGTGCCTCGTCGTCACGGAGCTGCCGTACCAGGTCAACCCAGACGCGCTCGCCGAGAAGATCGCGATGCTCGTCAAGGACGGCAAGATGGCCGGCATCGCCGACATCCGTGACGAGACGTCCGGCCGCACCGGCCAGCGCCTCGTCATCGTGCTCAAGCGTGACGCGATCGCCAAGGTCGTGCTCAACAACCTCTACAAGCACACGCAGCTGCAGCAGAACTTCGGCGCGAACATGCTCGCCCTCGTCGACGGTGTGCCGCGCACGCTGCCGATCAGTGCGTTCATCCGCTACTGGGTCGAGCACCAGATCGACGTCATCGTGCGCCGCACGCAGTTCCGTCTCGACGAGGCCGAGAAGCGCATCCACATCCTGCGCGGTCTGTTGAAGGCCCTCGACATGCTCGACGAGGTCATCGCCCTCATCCGTCGCAGCCCGACGGTCGACGATGCCCGCACGGGCCTCATCGAGCTGCTCGACATCGACGAGATCCAGGCCAACGCCATCCTCGAGATGCAGCTGCGTCGCCTCGCGGCGCTCGAGCGTCAGCGCATCATCGAGCAGCACGACGAGCTGCAGTCGAAGATCGACGACTACAAGGACATCCTGGCCAAGCCGGAGCGTCAGCGTCAGATCGTCAGCGACGAGCTCGCCGAGATCGTCGAGAAGTACGGCGACGACCGTCGCAGCCAGATCGTGCCGTTCGACGGTGACATGAACATGGAAGACCTCATCCCCGAAGAGGACGTGGTCGTCACCATCACGCGCGGCGGCTACGTCAAGCGCACGAAGGTGAGCGAGTACCGCAGCCAGCGTCGCGGTGGCAAGGGTGTGCGCGGCGCGACGCTGCGCGGTGACGACGTCGTCGGGCACTTCTTCACGACCTCGACGCACGACTGGCTGTTGTTCTTCACGAACGCCGGCCGCGTCTACCGGACGAAGGGCTACGAGCTGCCGGAGGGCTCGCGCGACAGCAAGGGCCAGCACGTCGCGAACCTGCTCGCGTTCCAGCCGGGCGAGCAGATCGCTCAGGTCATGGCGCTGCGCACCTATGCCGACTCGGAGTACCTTCTGCTCGCGACCCGCAACGGCCTCGTCAAGAAGACGCGCCTGTCGGAGTATGACTCGCCGCGTTCGGGCGGCCTCATCGCCGTCAACCTGCGTGACGGCGACGAGCTCGTCGGTGCCGGCCTCGCGACGCACGACGACGACGTCCTGCTCGTCAGCCGCAAGGGCCAGGCCGTGCGTTTCGCTGCGACGGACGACTCACTGCGTCCGATGGGCCGATCGACGTCGGGTGTCACCGGCATGAAGTTCCGAGAAGGCGACGAACTGCTGTCGATGAACGTCGTGCCGAAGGGCGCGAACGAGGTCGAGCGCGGGGCCGACGAGAAGCTGTGCGTCTTCGTCGTCTTCGAGAACGGGCTCGCCAAGCGCACGCCCGTGGAGGAGTACCCGACGAAGGGGCGCGCGACGCTCGGCGTCAAGGTCGCGACGATCTCAGAGCGAGGCGGTGACCTCGTCGGCGCGCTCGTCGTCGAGAACCGTGACGAAGTGATGGTCGTCATGGAGAAGGGCAAGATCGTCCGCTCGGCCGTCGCCGAGGTGCGTGAGACGGGCCGCAACACGCAGGGCGTGCAGTTCGCGACGCCCGGCAAGGGCGACTCGATCGTCGCCGTCGCGCGCAACGCCGAGAAGGATTCTGAGGAAATCGACGATGACGCGGTAGTTTCGGAGACGAACGAGGCCGCGGAGTCAACTCAGGACGCAACGCACGCTACGGACGACGAGTCGGCCTCCACGGAGAACAACGAGTCGGGAGACAGTGAGTGA
- a CDS encoding peptidylprolyl isomerase, with the protein MIATLHTNHGDININLFPNQAPKTVDNFVGLAKGTKEYKDDAGRTNPQPYYDGLTFHRIIPGFMIQGGCPLGVGMGGPGYNFDDEISPELNFNSPYMLAMANAGTRMGKGTNGSQFFITVADTSWLQGKHTIFGEVADDASKKVVDEIAAVSTGAQDKPLEPVVIESVTISE; encoded by the coding sequence ATGATCGCGACTCTGCACACCAACCACGGTGACATCAACATCAACCTGTTCCCCAACCAGGCGCCGAAGACGGTCGACAACTTCGTCGGCCTGGCGAAGGGCACCAAGGAGTACAAGGACGACGCGGGCCGCACCAACCCGCAGCCGTACTATGACGGTCTGACGTTCCACCGCATCATCCCCGGCTTCATGATCCAGGGTGGCTGCCCGCTCGGCGTCGGCATGGGCGGCCCGGGGTACAACTTCGACGATGAGATCTCGCCGGAGCTCAACTTCAACTCGCCGTACATGCTGGCCATGGCCAACGCGGGTACCCGCATGGGCAAGGGCACGAACGGCTCGCAGTTCTTCATCACCGTCGCCGACACGTCCTGGCTGCAGGGCAAGCACACGATCTTCGGTGAGGTCGCCGACGACGCGTCGAAGAAGGTCGTCGACGAGATCGCCGCCGTCTCCACCGGCGCCCAGGACAAGCCGCTCGAGCCCGTCGTCATCGAGAGCGTGACGATCTCCGAGTGA
- the pknB gene encoding Stk1 family PASTA domain-containing Ser/Thr kinase encodes MSATPRILGGRYEVGELVGRGGMADVHAGHDTRLGRPVAIKILRSDLARDPSFLQRFRREAQASAGLNHANIVAVYDSGEDTFVEAAGGTVDIPYIVMEFVDGQTLREILNEEKKVSADEACRIMMGVLSALEYSHSKGIVHRDIKPGNVMVTRGGSVKVMDFGIARALADVGATMTSAQAVVGTARYLSPEQAQGQSVDARTDLYSAGCVLFELLTGRAPFVGEPVSLVYQHIGEQPQPPSLYESSVSPALDAVVLHSLAKGRDDRYQSAADFRADVLAARSGQPISAAAQASTVTSADHTEVVDYPTRRAAATAAAADSTAELDSREPSRSHAGWWALAAVAALAAILGIGYLFMHSPSSPEKVTVASVRGMTYEQAAKTLSPDFTVTKREVADNAAENTVIDQDPAGGTEASRRSDVTLTVSTGPDSVKVPNVVGDAVNEAKAALLAAGIDENHIKISPTKKDDTGLDAGIIAESNPKAGASLGTSSDITLYESSGKATVPDLAGKTASEAAQALYKAHLSIDSKDQVTDRPDEVGKVVYVPDAGKKVNNGSSVTVYIGKSPEKTATATVTQPPSSSAAPSSSSAPATSQSPSSSTQSPSPSTSSSSTSPSSTSDGSAMTPSPSQSSSK; translated from the coding sequence ATGAGCGCGACACCACGCATCCTCGGTGGCCGCTACGAAGTCGGCGAACTCGTCGGCCGCGGTGGCATGGCCGACGTCCACGCCGGCCACGACACGCGCCTCGGACGCCCCGTCGCCATCAAGATCCTGCGATCGGACCTCGCGCGCGACCCCAGCTTCTTGCAACGCTTCCGCCGCGAGGCGCAGGCGTCCGCCGGGCTCAACCACGCCAACATCGTCGCCGTCTACGACTCGGGTGAGGACACCTTCGTCGAAGCGGCGGGCGGCACCGTCGACATCCCCTACATCGTCATGGAGTTCGTCGACGGGCAGACGCTGCGCGAGATCCTCAACGAGGAGAAGAAGGTCAGCGCCGACGAGGCCTGCCGCATCATGATGGGCGTCCTGTCAGCCCTCGAGTACAGCCACTCGAAGGGCATCGTGCACCGCGACATCAAGCCTGGCAACGTCATGGTGACGCGCGGCGGTTCCGTCAAGGTCATGGACTTCGGCATCGCCCGCGCCCTCGCCGACGTCGGCGCGACGATGACGAGCGCCCAGGCCGTCGTCGGCACCGCCCGGTACCTGTCGCCCGAGCAGGCGCAAGGCCAGAGCGTCGACGCTCGCACCGACCTGTACTCCGCCGGCTGCGTCCTGTTCGAGCTGCTGACGGGGCGCGCACCGTTCGTCGGCGAGCCCGTCAGCCTCGTCTATCAGCACATCGGCGAACAGCCGCAACCCCCGTCGCTCTACGAGTCGTCGGTGTCGCCGGCGCTCGACGCGGTCGTGCTGCACTCGCTCGCGAAGGGGCGCGACGATCGCTACCAGAGCGCCGCCGACTTCCGCGCCGACGTCCTCGCCGCCCGCTCCGGCCAGCCGATCTCCGCTGCCGCGCAGGCGAGCACGGTGACGTCCGCCGACCACACGGAGGTCGTCGACTACCCGACGCGCCGCGCCGCGGCGACGGCGGCTGCCGCTGACTCGACGGCCGAACTCGACTCGCGCGAACCCAGCCGATCCCATGCCGGATGGTGGGCCCTCGCGGCCGTCGCAGCCCTCGCGGCCATCCTCGGCATCGGCTACTTGTTCATGCACTCGCCCAGCTCGCCGGAGAAGGTCACCGTCGCGAGCGTGCGCGGCATGACGTACGAGCAGGCCGCGAAGACGCTGTCGCCCGACTTCACCGTCACGAAGCGAGAAGTCGCCGACAACGCCGCGGAGAACACCGTCATCGACCAAGATCCGGCGGGCGGGACGGAGGCATCCCGACGTTCCGACGTGACACTCACCGTCTCCACGGGCCCCGACTCGGTCAAGGTGCCGAACGTCGTCGGTGACGCCGTCAACGAGGCGAAGGCGGCCCTTCTCGCCGCCGGCATCGACGAGAACCACATCAAGATCTCGCCGACGAAGAAGGACGACACCGGCCTCGACGCCGGCATCATCGCCGAGAGCAACCCGAAGGCCGGCGCATCACTCGGCACGTCGAGCGACATCACGCTCTACGAGAGCAGCGGCAAGGCCACCGTGCCCGACCTGGCGGGCAAGACGGCGTCGGAGGCGGCGCAGGCGCTGTACAAGGCGCACCTGTCGATCGACTCCAAGGACCAGGTCACCGACAGGCCCGACGAGGTCGGCAAGGTCGTCTACGTGCCCGACGCCGGCAAGAAGGTCAACAACGGCTCGTCCGTCACCGTCTACATCGGCAAGTCACCCGAGAAGACCGCGACGGCCACCGTGACGCAGCCGCCCTCGTCGTCAGCGGCCCCGTCGTCCAGTTCCGCGCCCGCGACGTCGCAGTCCCCCTCGTCGTCGACACAGTCGCCGTCGCCGTCGACGAGTTCGTCGTCGACGAGTCCGTCGTCGACATCGGACGGTAGCGCGATGACGCCGTCGCCGTCGCAGTCGTCGAGCAAGTGA
- a CDS encoding cell division protein CrgA: MARKTTDATQRAAAGDGLNPRWWLPVALGLMLAGLAWVMVYYIASGTTSYPIPGIDAGNIVIGFAAIMVGFVMLTRWK; this comes from the coding sequence GTGGCCCGCAAGACCACCGACGCCACTCAGCGCGCCGCCGCCGGAGACGGCCTCAACCCCCGCTGGTGGCTGCCGGTCGCCCTCGGCCTCATGCTCGCCGGGCTCGCCTGGGTGATGGTCTACTACATCGCCAGCGGCACGACGAGCTACCCGATCCCCGGCATCGACGCCGGCAACATCGTCATCGGCTTCGCGGCCATCATGGTCGGCTTCGTCATGTTGACGCGCTGGAAGTGA
- a CDS encoding aminodeoxychorismate/anthranilate synthase component II produces the protein MTDSPRILVVDNYDSFVFTIVGYLQQLGAETTVVRNDAISAKDGADFDGVLVSPGPGTPEDAGVSMAMIEACGERNQPMLGVCLGHQALGVVTGCTVGRAPELLHGKTSQVHHDGTGVLEGLDDPFTATRYHSLTIDPATVTDELVVNGRTESGIIMAAHHRDLPLHGVQFHPESVMTVGGHRMLANWLAMCGSTTAVAASAGMAPLVRTA, from the coding sequence ATGACCGATTCGCCGCGCATCCTCGTCGTCGACAACTACGACAGCTTCGTCTTCACGATCGTCGGCTACCTCCAGCAGCTCGGTGCCGAGACGACCGTCGTGCGCAACGACGCGATCAGCGCTAAGGACGGCGCCGACTTCGACGGCGTCCTCGTCTCGCCCGGCCCCGGCACGCCCGAGGACGCCGGCGTCAGCATGGCGATGATCGAGGCGTGCGGTGAGCGCAACCAGCCGATGCTGGGGGTGTGCCTCGGCCACCAGGCGCTCGGCGTCGTGACGGGCTGCACCGTCGGTCGGGCGCCGGAACTGCTCCACGGCAAGACGTCGCAGGTGCACCACGACGGCACGGGCGTCCTCGAGGGGCTCGACGATCCGTTCACCGCGACGCGCTACCACTCGCTGACGATCGACCCGGCCACCGTCACCGACGAACTCGTCGTCAACGGCCGCACCGAATCGGGCATCATCATGGCCGCCCACCACCGCGACCTGCCGCTGCACGGCGTGCAGTTCCACCCCGAATCCGTCATGACGGTCGGCGGCCACCGCATGCTCGCCAACTGGCTCGCGATGTGCGGTTCGACGACGGCCGTCGCCGCCAGCGCCGGCATGGCACCGCTCGTGCGCACCGCCTGA
- a CDS encoding NYN domain-containing protein, translating to MAQRTTYLLIDGENIDATLGTSILGRRPHPDERPRWDRLLKFAQRQWHQDAKGLFFLAANGPELPMAFIQALTALGYQPIPLSGAEGEKVVDMAIQKTLDALVTLQADVMLVSHDGDFLPQLEPLLGGSRKVGLIGFKEFRNAGFSPLEAQGLEFFDLEHDVKAFNATLPRLRVIPIDEFDPLAFL from the coding sequence ATGGCTCAGCGCACCACCTACCTCCTCATCGACGGCGAGAACATCGATGCCACGCTCGGCACCTCGATCCTCGGCCGCCGCCCCCACCCTGACGAGCGCCCGCGCTGGGACAGGCTACTCAAGTTCGCCCAGCGCCAGTGGCACCAGGACGCCAAGGGGCTGTTCTTCCTCGCGGCCAACGGCCCCGAGCTGCCGATGGCGTTCATCCAGGCCCTGACGGCGCTCGGCTACCAGCCAATACCTCTCTCCGGCGCGGAGGGCGAGAAGGTGGTCGACATGGCCATCCAGAAGACGCTGGACGCCCTCGTGACGCTGCAGGCCGACGTCATGCTCGTCAGCCACGACGGCGACTTCCTCCCGCAGCTCGAACCGCTGCTCGGCGGCTCCCGCAAGGTCGGGCTGATCGGCTTCAAGGAGTTCCGCAACGCCGGCTTCTCGCCCCTGGAGGCACAGGGCCTCGAGTTCTTCGACCTCGAGCACGACGTCAAGGCGTTCAACGCGACGCTGCCGCGCCTGCGCGTCATCCCGATCGACGAGTTCGACCCACTGGCCTTCCTCTGA